From the Rhodococcus sp. NBC_00297 genome, one window contains:
- a CDS encoding MFS transporter, giving the protein MTSTPDIVSSENDANPNYERRWLVLCIVAITQLTIVLDATIVNIALPQAQEDLGISDSSRAWVITAYALAFGALLLLGGRIADYWGRKRSFLVGMAGFAIASAIGGLAQEGYQLFIARAGQGVFAALLAPAALAILTTTFTDEKERAKAFGVFGAIAGGGAAVGLLLGGVLTEYANWRWCLLVNVPVAIFAAAAAIPLVKESKAEGDTRYDVPGAILVALGLGSLVYGFTEAEDGWSNVSTLSFIALGIVLLAAFVVVESRSANPLLPLGVLLDRDRGSAYLGSAIIGAALLGGTLYLTFYFQIVLGFSPVVAGVASLPMTGGIMITAAAASALMPRVGPKPLMAAGPVISAIGLVLLTQIGVDTSYWTHVLPGVMLLGLGLGLLMVPMQNVALIGVADHDAGAASALVNAALQIGGALGTAVFTTIYTSAKSSYLSSNIAPVPPAGVPPEALASQTMPSDSELAALPEPIRNFINSTIDYMFSAEVSGYAHAFAAAAIMVILITPIVLVLVRARKTDLPSGDTPVHMG; this is encoded by the coding sequence GTGACCAGCACGCCCGACATCGTGTCGTCAGAGAACGACGCCAATCCGAACTACGAGCGTCGTTGGCTCGTGCTGTGCATCGTCGCCATCACTCAGCTGACGATCGTGCTGGACGCGACCATCGTCAACATCGCTCTGCCGCAGGCGCAGGAAGACCTGGGCATCAGCGACAGCAGCCGCGCGTGGGTCATCACCGCCTACGCGCTCGCGTTCGGTGCGTTGCTGCTGCTCGGTGGCCGCATCGCCGACTACTGGGGCCGCAAGCGGTCCTTCCTTGTCGGCATGGCGGGATTCGCGATCGCCTCGGCCATCGGTGGCCTGGCGCAGGAGGGCTACCAGCTCTTCATCGCCCGTGCCGGCCAGGGCGTCTTCGCCGCCCTGCTCGCCCCCGCTGCGCTTGCCATCCTGACCACCACGTTCACCGACGAGAAGGAACGAGCCAAGGCGTTCGGTGTCTTCGGTGCCATCGCCGGTGGTGGCGCTGCCGTAGGCCTGCTGCTCGGCGGCGTGCTCACCGAGTACGCCAACTGGCGCTGGTGCCTGCTGGTCAATGTTCCCGTCGCGATCTTCGCGGCCGCCGCCGCCATCCCGTTGGTCAAGGAGAGCAAGGCTGAGGGCGACACGCGGTACGACGTTCCCGGCGCGATTCTGGTCGCCCTCGGGCTCGGCTCACTGGTCTACGGGTTCACCGAGGCTGAAGACGGCTGGTCCAACGTCTCGACCCTCAGCTTCATCGCGCTGGGCATCGTTCTACTGGCCGCGTTCGTCGTCGTCGAGTCCCGGTCTGCCAATCCGCTTCTGCCGCTTGGCGTCCTGCTGGATCGAGACCGTGGGTCCGCCTACCTCGGTTCGGCCATTATCGGCGCCGCCCTTCTCGGCGGCACCTTGTACCTGACCTTCTACTTCCAGATCGTGCTCGGATTCAGCCCCGTCGTCGCCGGAGTCGCCTCCCTCCCCATGACCGGCGGCATCATGATCACCGCCGCCGCAGCGTCCGCATTGATGCCTCGCGTGGGACCGAAGCCGTTGATGGCTGCCGGCCCCGTCATCTCGGCCATCGGTCTGGTCCTGCTCACTCAGATCGGCGTCGACACCTCGTACTGGACGCACGTGCTTCCCGGAGTGATGCTCCTCGGGCTCGGGCTGGGTCTGCTCATGGTGCCGATGCAGAACGTGGCCCTCATCGGGGTCGCCGATCACGACGCCGGCGCTGCCAGCGCACTCGTCAACGCAGCCCTGCAGATCGGTGGCGCCTTGGGAACCGCCGTCTTCACCACGATCTACACGTCCGCCAAGTCGTCCTACCTGTCGTCGAACATCGCGCCCGTGCCGCCCGCCGGAGTGCCCCCGGAGGCCCTGGCGTCGCAGACCATGCCGTCCGATTCCGAGCTCGCTGCCCTGCCGGAACCGATCCGCAACTTCATCAACTCCACCATCGACTACATGTTCTCCGCGGAGGTCTCCGGATACGCGCACGCGTTCGCGGCAGCGGCGATCATGGTTATCCTGATCACGCCGATCGTGCTGGTGCTGGTTCGTGCCCGCAAGACCGACCTGCCGTCCGGCGACACCCCGGTTCACATGGGCTGA
- a CDS encoding competence/damage-inducible protein A — translation MAVRAGVVVTGSEVLAGRVSDRNGPWVARQLLQMGVDVAHLTVCGDRPADLTAQVQFLADQHVDLIITTGGLGPTADDLTVETVAALYGRELHLDVELEGRITAVVERWRSRLGSVADSEPLRAGVRKQAMVPAGAQSISPTGTAPGVAMADDLGTLPTVLILPGPPSELQSMWPEAIESAPVAAVLARRTSVTENTIRAYGLSEADLAATLRTAESSIAGFGDLAITTCLSRGELEMVTRYEESAAAAYSDVLALIEEHHGAQIFSTDGSTIDDIVATRSGGRRIATAESCTGGMIAARLTDRAGSSAYVVGGVVSYANEVKIGSLDVPAAMIEEHGAVSEPVAARMAEGALHRVGADVAVSTSGVAGPGGGTESKPVGTVCFGIAATGRPTVTRTLRLPGDRASVRALSVTVAMHMLADALGDA, via the coding sequence ATGGCAGTTCGCGCGGGTGTGGTGGTCACGGGTAGCGAAGTTCTGGCCGGGCGGGTCAGCGACCGCAACGGCCCCTGGGTGGCGCGGCAACTCCTGCAGATGGGGGTCGATGTCGCTCACCTGACGGTGTGCGGTGACCGGCCGGCCGATCTGACGGCCCAGGTCCAGTTCCTCGCCGACCAGCACGTCGACCTCATCATCACGACCGGAGGCCTCGGCCCGACTGCGGACGACCTCACCGTCGAGACCGTCGCCGCACTCTACGGCCGGGAGTTGCACCTCGACGTCGAACTCGAAGGCCGCATCACGGCCGTCGTCGAGCGCTGGCGCAGTCGGCTCGGCAGCGTCGCCGACTCCGAGCCGCTACGAGCCGGGGTGCGCAAGCAGGCGATGGTTCCTGCCGGAGCGCAGTCGATCTCGCCGACGGGCACGGCACCGGGCGTGGCGATGGCCGACGACTTGGGGACCCTCCCCACGGTCCTCATCCTTCCGGGCCCGCCCTCCGAACTGCAGTCGATGTGGCCGGAAGCGATCGAGAGCGCACCCGTCGCCGCAGTGCTCGCGCGGAGGACGTCGGTCACCGAAAACACCATCCGGGCCTACGGATTGTCGGAGGCCGACCTCGCCGCGACCTTGCGCACCGCAGAGAGCTCGATTGCCGGGTTCGGCGATCTGGCGATCACGACCTGCCTGTCGCGCGGTGAGCTCGAGATGGTCACCCGCTACGAGGAGTCCGCGGCCGCCGCCTACTCCGACGTGCTGGCACTCATCGAAGAACACCATGGCGCGCAGATCTTCTCGACCGACGGTTCCACCATCGACGACATCGTGGCGACTCGATCCGGTGGCCGCCGCATCGCGACCGCGGAATCATGCACCGGCGGCATGATCGCCGCCCGGCTCACCGATCGGGCCGGCTCGTCGGCCTACGTGGTCGGCGGCGTGGTGTCGTACGCCAACGAGGTGAAAATCGGATCACTCGACGTCCCCGCCGCCATGATCGAGGAGCACGGCGCCGTCAGTGAACCCGTCGCCGCCCGCATGGCCGAAGGAGCACTGCACCGCGTCGGCGCCGATGTCGCCGTCTCGACCAGCGGAGTTGCGGGGCCGGGTGGCGGAACGGAAAGCAAGCCCGTGGGCACGGTGTGCTTCGGCATCGCTGCCACGGGCCGACCGACCGTCACGCGGACGCTGCGGCTACCCGGTGATCGCGCGAGTGTCCGAGCGCTCTCGGTCACCGTCGCGATGCACATGCTCGCGGATGCACTCGGCGACGCCTGA